One region of Desulfovibrio sp. JC022 genomic DNA includes:
- a CDS encoding sulfatase, which translates to MSFDKSKIKNVVFIMLDTLQFNYLGCYGNETVKTPHLDRFARQSVLFENAYSEGVPTVPVRRALMTGRFTLPYGGWQPLGSDDTTITDILWGRNMQTALIYDTAPMRLAKFGYSRGFDYVDFCPGQELDHTTFENEPLDPALKPEDFTSATMVWDENGEYIDDESPQLLDEIGCFLRQQQHRRTEADSYVAKVMNRTDSWLRERRDKNRPFFLWIDSFDPHEPWDPPSVWKGEPCPYDPEYEGNPIMLAPWVPVEGRITERECEHIRALYMEKITDVDRWVGRTLDSIREQGLMDETMVVIMSDHGQPMGEAEHGHGIMRKSRPWPYEELVHVPLMMHIPGVEGGQRISSFVQNVDVTATIMDVLDLLDTEDGISDHGMKTFGAEDYQGESLLPMMQGEVDKIRDYAIAGYYGMSWSIITDEYSYVHWLVSEDEKNNADCVEGADKVMSEDMWTCTAGAKIEVPQHNELYDRRKDPFQLNNIAEENPEKAEELLQKLKLVIGELRTT; encoded by the coding sequence TGCAATTCAACTATCTCGGATGCTACGGCAACGAGACGGTCAAGACCCCGCATCTTGACCGTTTCGCCCGTCAATCCGTTCTTTTCGAAAACGCTTATAGTGAAGGAGTCCCGACCGTCCCGGTACGCCGCGCACTCATGACCGGACGCTTCACCCTCCCTTACGGTGGATGGCAGCCTTTAGGCAGTGATGACACCACCATCACCGACATCCTCTGGGGTCGCAACATGCAGACCGCGCTCATTTACGACACCGCCCCCATGCGCCTCGCCAAGTTCGGCTACTCCCGCGGTTTCGATTATGTGGACTTCTGCCCCGGACAGGAGCTGGACCACACCACTTTTGAAAACGAGCCTCTCGATCCGGCCCTTAAACCCGAAGATTTCACCTCCGCCACCATGGTCTGGGATGAAAACGGCGAATACATCGATGATGAAAGCCCGCAGCTTCTGGACGAAATCGGTTGCTTTCTGCGCCAGCAGCAGCACCGCCGCACCGAAGCAGACAGCTACGTTGCCAAGGTTATGAACCGCACCGACAGCTGGCTCAGGGAACGCCGCGACAAGAACCGCCCGTTCTTCCTCTGGATCGATTCATTTGATCCCCACGAGCCTTGGGATCCGCCGTCCGTATGGAAAGGCGAACCCTGCCCCTACGATCCCGAGTACGAAGGAAACCCCATCATGCTCGCCCCGTGGGTTCCGGTGGAAGGCCGTATCACCGAGCGCGAATGCGAACACATCCGCGCTCTGTACATGGAAAAAATCACTGACGTGGATCGCTGGGTAGGCAGGACTCTGGATTCCATCCGCGAGCAGGGACTCATGGATGAAACCATGGTTGTGATCATGTCCGACCACGGCCAGCCCATGGGCGAAGCTGAACACGGCCACGGTATCATGCGTAAATCCCGCCCCTGGCCTTACGAAGAGCTGGTCCACGTGCCGCTCATGATGCACATCCCCGGAGTTGAGGGCGGACAGCGCATTTCCTCCTTTGTGCAGAACGTTGACGTAACCGCAACCATCATGGATGTCCTCGACCTGCTCGATACCGAAGACGGCATCAGCGATCACGGCATGAAAACCTTCGGTGCTGAAGATTATCAGGGCGAAAGTTTGCTGCCCATGATGCAGGGCGAAGTGGACAAGATCCGCGATTACGCCATTGCCGGATACTACGGCATGTCCTGGTCCATCATCACCGATGAATACAGCTACGTGCATTGGCTGGTCAGTGAAGATGAAAAGAACAACGCCGACTGCGTGGAAGGTGCCGACAAAGTCATGTCCGAGGATATGTGGACCTGCACCGCCGGGGCCAAGATCGAAGTTCCCCAGCACAACGAACTGTACGACCGCCGCAAGGACCCCTTCCAGCTGAACAACATTGCTGAAGAGAATCCCGAAAAAGCCGAAGAGCTGCTCCAGAAGCTCAAACTCGTCATCGGCGAACTGCGCACGACCTAA
- a CDS encoding thioredoxin family protein, whose product MFTELTDANYSATVAETVSGVLICYKQQCPHCKNMEKVLEKFSKKNPDVNLFKLDSEANPEALADLDSERAPTIFVIKGGKMVARKGGLMNPKEMKAFFAAA is encoded by the coding sequence ATGTTTACCGAACTGACTGACGCAAACTACAGCGCAACTGTAGCCGAGACCGTATCCGGTGTGCTCATCTGCTACAAGCAGCAGTGCCCGCATTGCAAGAACATGGAAAAGGTACTGGAAAAATTCAGCAAAAAAAATCCCGATGTAAACCTGTTCAAACTGGACAGCGAAGCCAACCCCGAAGCACTGGCTGACCTTGATTCCGAACGCGCCCCGACCATCTTCGTCATCAAAGGCGGAAAAATGGTGGCCCGCAAAGGTGGATTGATGAATCCCAAAGAAATGAAAGCTTTCTTCGCCGCAGCATAG